A DNA window from Hydra vulgaris chromosome 13, alternate assembly HydraT2T_AEP contains the following coding sequences:
- the LOC136089474 gene encoding uncharacterized protein LOC136089474: MLSDCSRHYANVSSRHYANISQKHNFVFACGTSCLKLRGWDALQSITKKLNLSKPKLITPTRTRKYLSTTLQLLDINNSELLWLTNHMGYTKDVHQNWYRREDSTIELTKVLLAMDNGDAKCIQNKNIDSLLQNGFGENVKENLEGLDGRR, translated from the exons ATGCTGTCAGACTGTTCAAGGCATTATGCTAATGTCAGCTCAAGGCATTATGCTAATATTTCCCAAAAACACAATTTTGTGTTTGCCTGTGGTACAAGCTGTCTTAAATTACGTGGTTGGGATGCACTGCAATCTATAACAAAAAAGCTTAATTTATCTAAGCCAAAGCTTATTACACCAACTAGAACTAGAAAATATTTGTCAACCACTCTGCAGTTGTTAGACATAAATAATTCTGAGCTTTTGTGGCTTACAAATCACATGGGTTATACTAAAGATGTCCATCAAAATTGGTATCGACGTGAGGATTCTACCATAGAATTAACAAAAGTTCTTCTTGCTATGGATAATGGTGATGCAAAATGCATTCAAAATAAGAATATCGATTCACTATTACAAAATGGTTTTGGAGAAAATg TCAAAGAAAACCTTGAAGGGTTGGACGGAAGAAGATAA